In one Sphingomonas sp. AP4-R1 genomic region, the following are encoded:
- a CDS encoding PEPxxWA-CTERM sorting domain-containing protein, giving the protein MKRLHLAAASALTLLASLPSQAAVVSLATDVDLSSGPYTVNIGSDASYTFSYSPNGLSTVAVSMTGTGEVYGNGFFSPNSPDPLQIDVLVPDQLSLGQFFQQTGTQSIPYSASLSSIALRFMTGGQTYYGYAQAGGSSLVQFAYNDTPLGSISTGELPASVPEPATWAMLVVGFGLTGGALRRRRLSIVRPA; this is encoded by the coding sequence ATGAAGCGACTTCACCTGGCAGCCGCCAGCGCCCTGACTCTGCTCGCATCCCTGCCAAGCCAAGCAGCCGTGGTCAGTCTGGCAACAGATGTGGACCTGTCGTCCGGCCCATACACGGTCAACATCGGTTCCGATGCAAGCTATACGTTCAGCTACAGCCCGAACGGGCTCAGCACCGTCGCGGTGTCGATGACGGGCACCGGGGAAGTCTACGGCAATGGTTTCTTCTCACCCAACAGCCCGGACCCGCTGCAGATCGACGTTCTGGTTCCGGACCAGCTGTCGCTCGGTCAGTTCTTCCAGCAGACCGGCACGCAATCCATCCCTTACTCGGCCAGCCTGTCCTCGATCGCGCTGCGTTTCATGACCGGCGGGCAGACCTATTATGGCTATGCCCAGGCAGGCGGCTCCAGCCTCGTTCAATTTGCTTACAACGATACGCCGCTCGGCTCGATTTCGACGGGAGAACTTCCGGCGTCAGTGCCCGAGCCGGCGACATGGGCGATGCTCGTCGTGGGCTTCGGTCTGACCGGGGGAGCGCTCCGCCGTCGCAGATTGTCGATCGTCCGTCCCGCATGA
- a CDS encoding FecR family protein: MAELSEDNTVEWQAAQWVARRMGDEPFDKDDFDRWVAGDPQRGPLFDTMWGRIAAPQVDEALTAIVRRRRSRRAALAGGLAVMVAAVGGYQAWPMLELSLTVPRTYVAADHAIREVVLEDGTRLTLAGGAEVRVRYVGRRRDVELTRGTLFANVARNPDRPFHITAGDGAITVLGTRFEVASKPEMLRVTVEEGHVRFGRDRWFATPIELTANQAAILSARNLQRTVDVSPRRGVARWRSEWADYRDAPLQQVLDDLESVSPLPIRIASAKLAGLKVSGRIRLTDPDRQIENLSIIHHFTVRRRDGEILISAAGAAPSENM; the protein is encoded by the coding sequence GTGGCGGAACTCTCTGAGGATAACACGGTCGAGTGGCAGGCGGCCCAGTGGGTCGCCCGGCGCATGGGCGACGAGCCGTTCGACAAGGACGACTTCGACCGATGGGTGGCGGGCGATCCACAGCGGGGGCCGCTGTTCGACACGATGTGGGGGCGCATCGCCGCTCCGCAGGTGGACGAGGCGCTCACGGCCATCGTGCGCCGCCGTCGGTCGCGGCGCGCGGCGTTGGCGGGCGGCCTCGCCGTCATGGTCGCCGCGGTCGGAGGTTATCAGGCCTGGCCGATGCTCGAGCTATCCCTCACGGTGCCCCGTACTTATGTGGCGGCGGACCATGCGATCCGCGAGGTCGTTCTCGAGGACGGCACGCGGCTGACGCTGGCCGGCGGCGCCGAAGTCCGTGTCCGCTATGTCGGCCGTCGCCGGGACGTCGAGCTGACGCGCGGGACCCTGTTCGCCAATGTCGCGCGAAATCCCGACCGGCCTTTCCACATTACCGCCGGTGACGGCGCGATCACGGTGCTGGGCACGCGGTTCGAAGTCGCTTCGAAACCGGAAATGCTGCGCGTGACCGTGGAGGAGGGGCATGTCCGGTTTGGCCGCGATCGCTGGTTCGCCACGCCGATCGAACTGACGGCCAATCAGGCAGCCATCCTGTCCGCGCGGAACCTGCAGCGCACTGTCGATGTGAGTCCCCGACGCGGGGTGGCTCGCTGGCGCAGCGAATGGGCCGACTATCGGGACGCACCGCTGCAGCAGGTCCTCGATGATCTGGAAAGCGTGTCGCCGCTGCCGATCCGGATCGCCAGCGCGAAGCTTGCCGGGCTGAAGGTGAGCGGCCGCATCCGGCTGACCGATCCGGACCGTCAGATCGAGAATTTGTCGATCATCCATCACTTCACGGTCCGTCGGCGTGACGGTGAAATCCTGATTTCCGCCGCCGGGGCGGCGCCGTCGGAAAATATGTGA
- a CDS encoding YafY family protein, with the protein MPKTNRLFELIAILRARRRPVTALDLAGELGVSQRSIYRDIETLRGVGAAIEGEAGIGYCLRPGFFLPELAFSVDEMDALILGLGWVQQRADPALAQSSESALAKVLSARSNSIATGDDTPALAAAASASERVDPPQGAMLRDAIRRQRKVEIHYEDAQGVPSDRTVWPIVIVYFDDVRVLAAWCEQRSAFRHFRVDRLQVRSVSEQRYPGRRRSIIAHWQQQDRDWRSLLTVSDTPADYEMARAP; encoded by the coding sequence ATGCCGAAGACGAACCGACTTTTTGAGCTGATCGCTATTCTTCGCGCGCGCAGGAGGCCTGTCACAGCTCTCGATCTGGCGGGCGAACTGGGTGTCTCGCAGCGGAGCATCTACCGGGACATCGAGACGTTGCGGGGTGTCGGGGCCGCTATCGAGGGCGAAGCGGGCATCGGCTATTGCCTGAGACCCGGATTCTTCCTCCCGGAGCTCGCATTTTCGGTCGATGAGATGGATGCCCTCATCCTCGGTCTCGGTTGGGTGCAGCAACGCGCTGATCCTGCCCTTGCACAATCCAGCGAAAGTGCTTTGGCGAAAGTCCTGTCCGCCAGGAGCAACAGTATCGCGACAGGCGATGACACGCCGGCGCTTGCGGCGGCAGCCTCTGCGTCCGAGCGTGTGGACCCGCCACAGGGTGCAATGTTGCGGGATGCCATCCGGCGGCAGCGCAAGGTCGAGATCCACTATGAAGATGCTCAGGGCGTACCATCGGATCGCACCGTTTGGCCGATCGTCATTGTCTATTTCGACGATGTGCGCGTTCTGGCAGCGTGGTGCGAACAAAGATCGGCCTTCCGTCATTTCCGCGTCGACCGCCTGCAGGTGCGGTCCGTCTCAGAACAGCGCTATCCCGGGCGACGCAGATCGATCATCGCTCACTGGCAGCAGCAGGATCGCGACTGGCGCTCGCTCCTGACAGTTTCTGACACGCCGGCCGACTACGAGATGGCGCGAGCCCCTTGA
- a CDS encoding RNA polymerase sigma factor, which produces MDDPAVREDIVQEAIAKFFLYQAKSGIAVTSVSGLLRRISLDLARDYYRRRRRSRDVELSDDLPCQAASAQQQLEQRQLLEIIVGVVKGMPRLRREVFFRRRLERQSAREVAEALGISPGAVDAHIARAVLDLHRTLEKIEKRGGTL; this is translated from the coding sequence GTGGACGACCCCGCCGTTCGCGAGGACATCGTCCAGGAAGCGATCGCGAAGTTCTTCCTGTATCAGGCGAAATCCGGGATCGCGGTCACCAGCGTGAGCGGGCTGCTGCGTCGGATCTCGCTCGATCTCGCGCGGGATTATTATCGCCGCCGCCGCCGCTCGCGCGATGTGGAGCTGTCCGACGATCTTCCGTGCCAGGCGGCGAGCGCCCAACAGCAATTGGAGCAGCGCCAGCTGCTCGAGATCATCGTCGGTGTGGTCAAGGGAATGCCGCGCCTGCGCCGCGAGGTATTCTTTCGCCGTCGGCTGGAACGGCAATCTGCCCGCGAGGTGGCGGAAGCGCTCGGCATCTCCCCCGGCGCAGTGGATGCGCATATAGCTCGCGCCGTGCTTGATCTGCACCGGACGCTTGAGAAGATCGAGAAACGTGGCGGAACTCTCTGA
- a CDS encoding alkaline phosphatase translates to MTLDIDRRTFIAGTGLALGGLLLPSRLLATSFATGFTHNVASGEPGQDSILLWTRYVAAAGDHPVSLDAEIALDPQFARIVGGGAVQTGAYRDWTAKLLIDGLKPGTTYFYRFIASDGTKSPVGRTRTLPVGRVPRFGVAVFSCSNAPVGWFNAYGHAARRTDLDLWFHVGDYIYEGGPSRPPRQMEPAYEPISLADYRLRYASYRADPDLQQLHQTAPMIALWDDHEVADNSWEGGANNHQPATEGSWDARKSAAMQVYREWMPVSDEPWKAYRIGDLATIYRTESRLLARTWHPEPDDLMAGGDPGAALKAYRDGAWAAPSGTLLGSVQESWMAHRLKADARETTWQLVGMGTNVGSVLMSEKALGWLAPNAPAAVVNAIRVAATAHSLGMPSLFDNWGGYPAARSRFLRSAQAADANLVMLTGDSHNAWAFDLAEDGRPAGVEFGGHSVTSNGLEKIFTPDAGLVARHLAAASPELRWADTSRRGYMMIDVTPAAVTGEWQFMETIKTRNATVAATHRMTVERGRKRFAA, encoded by the coding sequence ATGACGCTGGATATCGATCGCCGGACTTTCATCGCCGGCACCGGGCTTGCGCTCGGTGGGCTGCTGCTTCCGTCGCGGCTTTTGGCCACCTCCTTCGCGACGGGTTTTACCCACAACGTCGCGAGCGGGGAGCCTGGCCAGGACTCAATCCTGCTGTGGACCCGCTATGTCGCTGCGGCCGGCGATCACCCGGTCAGTCTGGACGCGGAGATTGCGCTGGATCCGCAGTTCGCCCGCATCGTCGGGGGCGGGGCCGTGCAGACCGGTGCTTACCGCGACTGGACGGCCAAGCTGCTGATCGACGGCCTCAAGCCGGGAACGACCTATTTCTACCGCTTCATCGCGTCCGACGGCACCAAATCACCGGTCGGGCGGACACGCACGCTGCCGGTCGGGCGCGTCCCGCGTTTTGGTGTCGCGGTCTTCTCCTGTTCGAACGCGCCGGTGGGCTGGTTCAACGCCTACGGCCATGCCGCACGCCGCACTGACCTGGATCTCTGGTTTCATGTCGGCGATTATATTTACGAGGGCGGCCCCTCGCGTCCGCCGCGGCAGATGGAGCCGGCCTACGAGCCGATCAGCCTCGCCGACTATCGGCTCCGTTATGCAAGCTACCGCGCCGATCCCGATCTGCAGCAGCTGCACCAGACCGCGCCGATGATCGCGCTGTGGGATGATCACGAGGTGGCCGACAACAGTTGGGAGGGGGGTGCCAACAATCATCAGCCGGCGACCGAAGGCAGCTGGGACGCACGCAAGAGCGCGGCGATGCAGGTCTATCGGGAGTGGATGCCGGTTTCGGACGAGCCGTGGAAGGCCTATCGGATCGGGGATCTGGCGACGATCTACCGCACAGAATCGCGCCTGCTCGCGCGTACGTGGCATCCGGAGCCCGACGATCTCATGGCGGGCGGCGATCCTGGCGCGGCGCTCAAGGCCTATCGCGACGGCGCCTGGGCCGCTCCGTCCGGGACCCTCCTGGGATCCGTCCAGGAAAGCTGGATGGCCCATCGGCTCAAGGCCGATGCACGCGAGACGACGTGGCAGCTGGTCGGGATGGGCACGAACGTGGGCTCGGTCCTCATGTCGGAGAAGGCGCTGGGTTGGCTGGCGCCCAACGCGCCCGCTGCTGTCGTCAATGCGATCCGGGTTGCGGCCACCGCGCATTCGCTCGGCATGCCCTCCCTGTTCGATAATTGGGGCGGCTATCCGGCCGCGCGCTCACGTTTCCTCCGGTCGGCGCAGGCGGCCGATGCGAACCTCGTCATGTTGACCGGCGACAGCCACAATGCCTGGGCTTTCGACCTCGCCGAAGACGGCAGGCCCGCCGGCGTCGAGTTCGGGGGACATAGCGTCACCTCGAACGGGCTGGAGAAGATCTTCACGCCGGATGCCGGGCTGGTCGCACGGCATCTGGCCGCCGCCTCTCCCGAGCTGCGCTGGGCCGATACGAGCCGGCGCGGATATATGATGATCGACGTCACGCCGGCCGCTGTCACCGGGGAATGGCAGTTCATGGAGACGATCAAGACCCGGAACGCCACCGTCGCAGCGACGCATCGCATGACGGTCGAGCGGGGTCGAAAGCGTTTTGCTGCGTAG
- a CDS encoding DUF1330 domain-containing protein — translation MVALSLAALEAFLTEQDETPVVMLNLIRFQPDGGRDRYLDYLNMAKPVLARFGARILFGGDGLAVLTEGAGQGWDAVALVQYPRRSAFKDMIADPEYQVAFKVGVSAVADIVLQPLKAIDGLV, via the coding sequence ATGGTCGCGTTGTCGCTTGCTGCCCTCGAGGCGTTCCTGACCGAACAGGACGAGACGCCCGTCGTGATGCTGAACCTCATCCGGTTTCAGCCAGACGGCGGTCGCGATCGATATCTGGACTATCTGAATATGGCCAAGCCGGTTCTTGCCCGGTTCGGTGCCAGGATCCTGTTCGGCGGCGATGGCCTGGCGGTTCTCACCGAAGGGGCCGGCCAGGGATGGGATGCCGTCGCACTCGTCCAGTATCCGCGCCGATCGGCGTTCAAGGACATGATCGCCGACCCGGAATATCAGGTCGCCTTCAAGGTCGGGGTGTCGGCCGTCGCTGACATCGTGCTGCAGCCCTTGAAGGCCATCGACGGGTTGGTTTGA
- a CDS encoding TonB-dependent siderophore receptor, translating to MSKSPLRASVAALALALGIMPGAAHAQPRAGLSLPSATLSASLDALSRAANVEILADPALLRGRQAPAVRAAADAEAALAQLLHGTGLTYQKRGGTFLIVQGPSPAPSATGPRRKSEPAMASHAPEEPALASVPDDEVVVTGSRIARPELESAMPVSVVNIAQAERFGRTTAYDALMREPSVGVGIGPTSSFGQSWDAGISTVSLRNLGTNRSLTLIDGMRRVSGSAQSSAVDLSMIPGGMIERIEVVTGGAAAIYGADAVTGAVNVITKRDYKGLEISAQNGVSTYGDMRRLTVSLVGGGTFDDGRGSFIIGGTYTKSPELADADRSFARNFSIYLANPKNTGPNDGIPDQLLIRNYAGIYISPVPTFYYGGNSYLYQNGSLVKGTYDTQYLTGEFGGGTGGTTYPNNSTRGYMIAQQLDTFSAISRFSYDLTDAIRYTGRIDYGESKSVNRAETYRDDSRTVWMNGAGGAVAYLDNPYLPAAVRQFMVANGLTKLGIDRAYSNVPKKQEIHERQSINLYSGLDGGIAGRFKWNAFYQYGRSRDNVEASNYPYLSHWKAARDAIADPATGQPVCRDAAARAAGCIPFDIFGTETVTPAQLAYITGGRMEKRVNTQRIYGAGLTGKLFALPYGDLSFSLGGEHRRESLVTRDSAAALGNELIGPGQLDSHPALDASFSVSEVYGELVAPLLRDLPFAHRLEIEGAYRYSNYNTFGGTDTWKGGATWSPIAGLTFRGVRSRSVRAPNFGELYNPQTVSVTGSILDPCGLGRYSNSATRAANCAALGIKTPLPGVYSDALTVTAGGNPDLKPETSNSLTLGAVLQPRFLPGFSITADYWNIDIKNVITQYSYLNTLNLCVDLPSIDNPLCRQVTRGPDGKVTQVRTNQLNASRMRARGIDFGADYRRRMGPGELGITFKGTYLLERLVQTTPGIAAGDVAYDGGYTDPRFKGFLTVSYDVGKFSAAVDTRFISAALYYPDAVSVEYVDQNRIPSRTYNDISVIYRINDGLSFGVGVNNVFNVEPPIFPGLESGGSGRYDAIGRYFFASLKAKIR from the coding sequence ATGTCCAAAAGCCCGCTTCGCGCAAGCGTCGCGGCGCTCGCTCTGGCGCTCGGCATCATGCCAGGCGCCGCCCATGCCCAGCCTCGCGCCGGATTGTCCCTGCCGTCCGCAACCCTGTCCGCCTCGCTCGATGCGCTGTCCCGTGCGGCGAATGTCGAGATCCTGGCTGATCCCGCGTTGCTGCGGGGCAGGCAGGCGCCGGCCGTCCGTGCGGCGGCCGATGCCGAGGCCGCCCTGGCCCAGCTCCTTCATGGCACGGGTCTCACCTATCAGAAGCGTGGCGGAACCTTCCTGATCGTCCAGGGACCAAGCCCAGCGCCGTCGGCCACCGGCCCCCGGAGGAAGAGCGAACCGGCGATGGCCTCACATGCGCCGGAAGAGCCCGCGCTCGCATCTGTCCCGGACGACGAGGTCGTCGTGACGGGCTCCCGCATCGCCCGTCCCGAGCTGGAATCGGCCATGCCGGTCAGCGTCGTCAACATCGCCCAGGCGGAGCGCTTCGGCCGGACGACGGCCTATGATGCCCTGATGCGCGAACCGAGCGTTGGCGTGGGTATCGGCCCGACGAGTTCCTTCGGGCAGAGCTGGGATGCCGGCATATCGACCGTGTCGCTCCGCAATCTGGGCACGAACCGCAGTCTCACGCTCATCGACGGCATGCGGCGCGTCTCGGGTTCGGCGCAGTCTTCCGCCGTCGACCTCAGCATGATCCCCGGCGGCATGATCGAGCGGATCGAGGTCGTCACGGGCGGCGCCGCCGCCATCTACGGCGCGGACGCCGTCACCGGCGCGGTCAATGTCATCACCAAGCGCGACTATAAGGGCCTGGAGATATCGGCTCAGAACGGTGTCTCGACCTACGGCGACATGCGGCGCCTGACCGTCTCCCTCGTCGGTGGCGGGACGTTCGACGATGGTCGCGGCTCCTTCATCATCGGCGGAACCTACACCAAGAGCCCGGAGTTGGCGGACGCGGATCGATCCTTCGCCCGCAACTTCTCGATCTACCTCGCCAACCCGAAGAATACCGGCCCGAACGACGGCATTCCGGACCAGCTCCTGATCCGCAACTATGCCGGCATCTACATCTCGCCGGTGCCGACCTTTTATTATGGCGGCAACTCGTATCTTTATCAGAACGGGTCGCTGGTGAAGGGCACTTACGACACGCAGTATCTGACCGGCGAGTTCGGTGGCGGGACGGGGGGCACGACCTATCCCAACAACAGCACGCGCGGATACATGATCGCGCAGCAGCTCGACACCTTCTCCGCTATCTCGCGGTTCAGCTACGATCTGACTGATGCCATCCGCTACACGGGGCGGATCGATTATGGCGAGAGCAAGAGCGTCAACCGCGCCGAGACCTACCGCGACGACAGCCGTACCGTCTGGATGAATGGCGCGGGCGGCGCGGTCGCTTATCTGGACAATCCGTATTTGCCGGCAGCGGTCCGCCAGTTCATGGTGGCGAACGGCCTGACGAAGCTCGGCATCGATCGCGCCTATAGCAATGTGCCGAAGAAGCAGGAAATCCACGAGCGGCAGAGCATCAATCTCTACAGCGGGCTCGACGGCGGCATCGCCGGCCGTTTCAAGTGGAATGCCTTCTATCAATATGGCCGATCGCGCGACAATGTTGAGGCCTCCAACTACCCCTATCTTTCGCACTGGAAGGCTGCGCGCGACGCGATCGCCGATCCGGCCACCGGCCAGCCCGTCTGTCGCGATGCGGCCGCGCGGGCGGCCGGATGCATCCCCTTCGATATCTTCGGCACCGAAACCGTCACGCCGGCGCAACTCGCCTACATCACCGGCGGACGGATGGAGAAGCGCGTCAACACGCAGCGTATCTACGGCGCTGGCCTGACCGGCAAGCTCTTCGCCTTGCCCTATGGCGACCTTTCCTTCTCTCTTGGGGGCGAGCATCGCCGGGAGTCGCTGGTCACCCGCGATTCCGCCGCCGCCCTCGGCAACGAGCTGATCGGTCCGGGCCAGCTGGACAGCCATCCGGCGCTCGACGCCTCGTTCAGCGTTTCGGAAGTGTATGGTGAGCTGGTCGCGCCGCTGCTCCGCGATCTGCCATTTGCGCATCGGCTGGAGATCGAGGGCGCCTATCGCTACTCGAACTATAACACGTTCGGCGGCACCGACACCTGGAAAGGCGGCGCGACCTGGTCGCCCATCGCGGGGCTGACCTTCCGCGGGGTGCGCTCACGCAGCGTCCGCGCGCCCAATTTCGGCGAGTTGTACAATCCGCAGACCGTGTCCGTGACCGGCTCGATCCTCGATCCGTGCGGCCTGGGGCGCTACAGCAATTCGGCGACGCGCGCCGCCAATTGCGCGGCGCTCGGCATCAAGACGCCGCTTCCTGGCGTCTATTCGGATGCGCTGACGGTCACCGCGGGCGGCAATCCGGACCTGAAGCCCGAAACGTCGAACAGCCTGACGCTCGGCGCGGTGCTGCAGCCGCGTTTCCTTCCCGGCTTCAGCATCACGGCCGATTATTGGAACATCGATATCAAGAACGTGATCACCCAATATAGCTATCTGAACACGCTCAATCTCTGCGTCGATCTGCCCAGCATCGACAATCCTCTGTGCCGCCAGGTCACGCGTGGGCCCGACGGCAAGGTCACGCAGGTCCGCACCAATCAGCTGAACGCATCGCGGATGCGGGCACGCGGTATCGATTTTGGCGCGGATTATCGTCGCAGGATGGGCCCGGGCGAGCTCGGCATCACCTTCAAGGGCACCTATCTGCTCGAACGGCTGGTGCAGACCACGCCGGGCATCGCCGCCGGCGATGTGGCCTATGATGGCGGCTATACCGACCCCCGCTTCAAAGGGTTCCTCACCGTCAGCTACGACGTCGGCAAATTCAGCGCCGCCGTGGACACACGCTTCATCAGCGCTGCGCTTTACTATCCAGACGCGGTGTCGGTCGAATATGTCGACCAGAACCGCATTCCGTCGCGGACCTACAACGACATCTCCGTCATCTATCGGATCAATGACGGGCTGAGTTTCGGCGTCGGCGTCAACAACGTCTTCAACGTCGAGCCGCCTATCTTCCCCGGGCTCGAGTCCGGCGGGAGCGGCCGATACGACGCGATCGGGCGCTACTTCTTCGCCTCGTTGAAGGCCAAGATTCGATAG
- a CDS encoding glycoside hydrolase family 105 protein, with protein MTKVREPRRPHRIVDHRGAHRFNEPDGENMLVDRRSLIVALAASAAAPSIRAQAPETVLSGWPKGMSPGAIGKRVAERFVRMPHGNADGVQPTGSIIYPEGCAWYGALTFAKLSGDTDLSHRLAARFEPLFSTESALLPTVQHVDPSMFGAVPLELYIETRDPRYLAIGKAIADRQWAPLSSERLSALTPDERAISAEAVAANLSPQTRFWVDDMYMITILQLQAFRATGDPVYLDRAGREAVAYLDRLQQPNGLFFHAPDVPFYWGRGNGWFAVGMAELLRTLPAGDANRAKILVHYRTMMATLLSHQGEGGMWRQLIDRPESWPESSATAMFTFAMITGAKSGWLDGRYAQAGRKGWLALCARINANAEIPDVCEGTNKKNDYQYYMDRKRNTGDLHGQAPILWCATALLA; from the coding sequence ATGACCAAGGTGCGTGAACCCCGAAGGCCACACCGGATCGTGGACCATCGTGGCGCGCATCGATTCAACGAGCCTGATGGAGAGAACATGCTTGTGGACCGACGCTCCCTGATCGTTGCGCTTGCGGCTTCGGCGGCTGCCCCATCCATCCGGGCGCAAGCACCCGAGACCGTCTTGTCGGGGTGGCCCAAGGGCATGTCGCCGGGCGCAATCGGCAAGCGCGTCGCCGAACGTTTCGTCCGCATGCCCCACGGTAATGCGGATGGCGTGCAGCCGACCGGCAGCATCATTTATCCGGAAGGCTGCGCCTGGTACGGCGCGCTGACCTTCGCGAAGCTCAGCGGTGATACCGACCTGAGCCATCGTTTGGCAGCGCGTTTCGAGCCGCTGTTTTCAACCGAATCCGCCCTGCTGCCCACCGTCCAGCATGTCGATCCGTCGATGTTCGGGGCTGTCCCGCTGGAGCTGTATATCGAAACACGTGATCCGCGATATCTGGCGATCGGCAAGGCGATCGCCGATCGTCAGTGGGCCCCGCTGTCGTCCGAGCGCCTTTCAGCGCTCACGCCGGACGAGCGCGCCATCTCCGCAGAGGCCGTAGCCGCCAATCTGAGTCCGCAGACCCGCTTCTGGGTCGACGATATGTATATGATTACTATCCTGCAGCTGCAGGCGTTCCGCGCGACCGGCGATCCTGTCTATCTCGATCGGGCCGGCCGCGAGGCGGTCGCCTATCTTGACCGCCTGCAACAGCCCAACGGGCTGTTCTTCCACGCTCCCGACGTGCCCTTCTACTGGGGGCGCGGCAATGGCTGGTTCGCTGTCGGCATGGCGGAGCTGCTGCGGACATTGCCGGCCGGCGATGCAAACCGGGCAAAAATCCTCGTGCATTATCGCACGATGATGGCGACGCTGCTCTCCCACCAGGGCGAGGGAGGAATGTGGCGCCAGTTGATCGACCGGCCGGAATCTTGGCCTGAGAGTTCGGCCACCGCGATGTTCACCTTCGCCATGATTACCGGCGCCAAATCAGGCTGGCTTGACGGGCGATATGCCCAGGCCGGGCGCAAGGGCTGGCTGGCTCTGTGCGCCCGGATCAATGCCAATGCCGAGATCCCCGATGTCTGCGAGGGCACCAACAAAAAGAACGACTATCAATATTATATGGATCGAAAACGAAACACCGGCGATCTCCATGGTCAGGCGCCGATACTCTGGTGCGCAACGGCCTTGCTGGCCTGA
- a CDS encoding cellulase family glycosylhydrolase: MKTPISIAILSLILATSPAAARDRWVPAQAQAWYDKQPWLVGANYLPATAINQLEMWQADTFDPARIDLELGWAEKMGMNTMRVFLHDQLWAQDREGFKARLDTFLAIAAKHHIKPLLVLFDSCWDPAPKLGPQHPPIPGVHNSGWVQSPGIAALQDSAQHPRLRAYVEGVIGAFAKDERILGWDLWNEPDNPAEQYRGQPKNKADLVTALLPHVFAWARSVDPSQPLTSGLWTGMTWAPTDTHRPIEAVQLAQSDILSFHDYGWPESIEKRIAMLEGYDRPILCTEYMARGAGSTFDGSLPIGKAHKVGMINWGFVDGKEQTRLPWDSWKRPYVLEEPTLWFHDVLHTDGTPYRPAEVKLITTLSRGGG; encoded by the coding sequence ATGAAGACGCCAATCTCGATCGCGATCCTTTCCTTGATCCTCGCTACTTCTCCTGCGGCCGCACGTGATCGATGGGTACCAGCGCAGGCGCAAGCATGGTACGATAAGCAGCCTTGGCTCGTCGGCGCCAATTACTTGCCGGCGACTGCCATCAACCAACTCGAAATGTGGCAAGCTGACACGTTCGATCCCGCCCGGATCGATCTGGAACTGGGCTGGGCGGAGAAGATGGGCATGAACACGATGCGCGTGTTCCTCCACGATCAACTCTGGGCGCAGGATCGGGAGGGGTTCAAGGCACGTCTCGACACCTTTCTGGCCATTGCCGCCAAGCATCATATCAAGCCGCTGCTGGTCCTGTTCGATAGCTGCTGGGATCCGGCGCCAAAGCTCGGCCCCCAGCATCCGCCGATTCCGGGTGTTCACAATTCGGGCTGGGTGCAGTCGCCCGGCATTGCGGCCCTGCAGGATAGCGCACAGCACCCCCGGCTGAGGGCCTATGTGGAGGGCGTGATCGGGGCCTTTGCCAAGGACGAGCGCATCCTAGGCTGGGATCTTTGGAACGAACCCGACAATCCCGCCGAACAATATCGGGGCCAGCCGAAGAACAAGGCCGACCTCGTGACCGCGTTGCTACCTCACGTGTTCGCCTGGGCGCGGTCAGTCGATCCAAGCCAGCCCCTCACCAGCGGCCTTTGGACGGGCATGACCTGGGCACCGACCGACACGCACCGGCCGATCGAAGCGGTCCAGTTGGCCCAGTCCGATATCCTTTCCTTCCACGATTATGGTTGGCCGGAATCGATCGAGAAACGAATTGCCATGCTGGAGGGCTATGATCGGCCGATCCTTTGCACCGAATATATGGCGCGCGGTGCAGGCTCGACCTTCGACGGATCGCTGCCGATCGGCAAAGCCCACAAGGTCGGTATGATCAATTGGGGCTTCGTCGATGGCAAGGAGCAGACGCGCCTGCCGTGGGACAGCTGGAAACGACCTTATGTGCTGGAGGAACCAACCCTGTGGTTTCACGATGTTCTGCATACTGACGGTACGCCCTATCGCCCGGCCGAAGTAAAGCTGATCACGACACTCTCGCGTGGAGGCGGGTAA